Proteins from a single region of Chryseomicrobium sp. FSL W7-1435:
- a CDS encoding DeoR family transcriptional regulator, whose protein sequence is MKPTTDRMLNRIKDMYMFIRENGTVTTQDLVDEFGITPRTIQRDLNVLAFNDLVISPVRGKWTTTNKRVKISS, encoded by the coding sequence ATGAAACCAACTACTGATCGGATGCTTAATCGAATTAAAGATATGTATATGTTCATCCGTGAGAACGGTACGGTAACAACACAAGATTTAGTCGATGAATTTGGCATCACTCCTCGCACGATTCAACGAGATTTGAACGTGCTAGCATTTAATGACCTGGTCATCAGCCCTGTTAGAGGGAAATGGACAACGACGAACAAACGCGTTAAAATCTCATCTTAG